A genomic segment from uncultured Erythrobacter sp. encodes:
- a CDS encoding alkylphosphonate utilization protein yields MSTDEDYVYDEASGEWLPASEQAAKQATDDVVEVRDAVGNLLADGDAVTLIKDLEVKGAGQTLKQGTLIKSIRLTGDAQEIDCKYPGIKGLVLRAEFVRKR; encoded by the coding sequence GTGAGCACCGACGAAGACTACGTCTATGACGAGGCGAGCGGCGAGTGGCTCCCCGCGTCCGAACAGGCGGCCAAGCAGGCGACGGATGATGTCGTGGAAGTGCGCGACGCGGTCGGCAACCTGCTCGCCGATGGCGACGCGGTGACGCTGATCAAGGACCTTGAGGTCAAGGGCGCGGGCCAGACGCTGAAGCAAGGCACGTTGATCAAGTCGATCCGCCTGACCGGCGACGCGCAGGAGATCGACTGCAAATACCCCGGCATCAAGGGCCTGGTGCTGCGGGCTGAGTTTGTGCGCAAGCGCTAA
- a CDS encoding isovaleryl-CoA dehydrogenase produces MRATPDFDFHLGEAAEMIRDTTARFADEQIAPLAERTDREDRFPRELWEPMGALGLHGITVEEEWGGLGLGYLEHVIAVEEVSRASASVGLSYGAHSNLCLNQIRRWGNDEQKAKYLPKLISGEHVGSLAMSEAGAGSDVVSMKLKAEAVQGGYVLNGTKFWITNAPEADTLVVYAKTDGHAGSRGITAFLIEKGDEGFAIGQKISKVGMKGSPTAELVFTDCFVPEDRIMGPLNGGVGVLMSGLDYERVVLAGLQLGIMQACLDTVIPYLRERKQFGKPIGSFQLMQAKVADMYVALQSARAYTYAVAKACDAGQTTRFDAAGVILLASENAFKVAAESVQALGGAGYTTDWPVERYMRDAKLLDIGAGTNEIRRMLIGRELIGAAG; encoded by the coding sequence AGATCGCGCCGCTGGCCGAACGCACCGACCGCGAAGACCGCTTCCCGCGCGAATTGTGGGAGCCGATGGGGGCGCTGGGCCTGCATGGCATCACGGTTGAGGAAGAATGGGGCGGGCTGGGGCTCGGCTATCTGGAGCACGTGATCGCAGTCGAGGAAGTCAGCCGCGCGAGTGCCAGCGTCGGCCTTTCCTATGGCGCGCACTCCAACCTCTGCCTCAACCAGATCCGCCGCTGGGGGAATGACGAGCAGAAAGCCAAGTATCTCCCCAAGCTGATCAGCGGCGAACACGTCGGGTCGCTGGCGATGTCCGAAGCGGGCGCGGGGTCGGATGTGGTCTCGATGAAGCTGAAGGCCGAGGCGGTTCAGGGCGGCTATGTCCTCAACGGCACCAAGTTCTGGATCACCAACGCGCCCGAGGCTGACACGCTGGTGGTCTATGCCAAGACCGATGGCCACGCCGGATCGCGCGGCATCACCGCCTTCCTGATCGAGAAGGGCGACGAGGGCTTCGCCATCGGCCAGAAGATTTCCAAGGTCGGCATGAAGGGCTCCCCCACCGCCGAGCTGGTGTTCACCGATTGCTTCGTGCCGGAAGACCGCATCATGGGGCCATTGAACGGCGGCGTCGGGGTGCTGATGAGCGGGCTGGATTACGAGCGCGTGGTGCTCGCCGGATTGCAGCTCGGCATCATGCAGGCGTGCCTCGACACGGTGATCCCCTATCTGCGGGAGCGCAAGCAGTTCGGAAAGCCGATTGGCTCGTTCCAGCTGATGCAGGCCAAGGTCGCGGACATGTATGTCGCCCTGCAATCGGCCCGCGCCTACACCTATGCGGTCGCCAAGGCGTGTGACGCGGGGCAGACGACGCGCTTCGATGCGGCGGGGGTGATTTTGCTGGCGTCAGAGAACGCCTTCAAGGTCGCGGCGGAGAGCGTGCAGGCGCTGGGCGGGGCTGGCTACACCACCGATTGGCCGGTGGAGCGGTATATGCGGGACGCGAAGCTGCTCGATATTGGCGCGGGCACGAACGAGATCCGCCGGATGCTGATCGGGCGGGAATTGATAGGGGCGGCCGGGTGA